The following are encoded together in the Xanthomonas vesicatoria ATCC 35937 genome:
- a CDS encoding site-specific DNA-methyltransferase, with translation MATKKTQKPGKSIEQITHPEAKRKNIPTVEHQSVMQQHEQAPVKVAYPRANRHWLTELCALHDGDKVSPEFQQRLNRDLDPQLIWRGKDQQDWSDLVVNAPPLYIQEKVKPKALIDDLRRQTEERREAAAPQQDTLDLFGDFNGLPEGADRTEFYQHEGHWQNRFILGDSLQVMASLAEREGLRGKVQCIYFDPPYGIKFNSNFQWSTTSRDVKDGNADHITREPEQVKAFRDTWRDGIHSYLTYLRDRLMVARDLLTESGSIFVQIGGENLHRVRAVMDEVFGEQNFCAEIIFRKTARTSSNLLPTENDFLVWFARDKEKIKYRPIFQKKDMTELKSYKYLVSSDTLVARSATVNEKSDASSIPEGWKLAQLSFCVSGDPGKPEDRIYSFRGKNYDCGAHRHWKTTNPQGLDNLWKSQRLFGLGSQLNFIRYFDDFSVESYSTQWLDTGSAGFSNSDPKIYVVQTDSLVVQRCILMTTDPGDLVLDPTCGSGTTATVSEQWGRRWITTDTSRVALALARARIMGARYPFYLLADSREGQLKEAEITRSVPSSQPTYGNIAHGFVYERVPHITLKSIANNAEIDVIWDEFQTMLEPLRADLNKALGKHWQEWEIPRDADAKWSEAAKKLHVDWWQQCIARQKEIDASIVAKAEFEYLYNKPYEDKKKVRVAGPFTVESLSPHRVLGVDEEDELIDHVAETQAQYGQDFASLILANLRTAGVQQAHKADKIEFTSLEPWPGDLICAEGRYLENGQVKRAGILVGPEFGTVTRADLVDAAREAGDANFDVLIACAFNYDAPASEFSKLGRIHVLKARMNADLHMAEDLKNTGKGNLFVIFGEPDVDVLDTQGRSIRRYDGKRDVIEVPADEQLVVRINGVDVFHPSTGEVRSDGADGIACWFLDTDYNEESFFVRHAYFLGANDPYKALKTTLKAEIDPDAWATLNSDTSRPFPKPSNGRFAVKVINHLGDEVMKVFKVN, from the coding sequence ATGGCAACTAAGAAAACACAGAAGCCCGGCAAGAGCATTGAGCAGATCACGCACCCCGAGGCCAAACGCAAGAACATCCCGACCGTGGAGCACCAGTCGGTGATGCAGCAGCACGAGCAGGCGCCGGTTAAGGTGGCCTATCCGCGCGCCAACCGGCACTGGCTGACGGAACTGTGCGCGCTGCACGACGGCGACAAGGTGTCCCCGGAATTCCAGCAGCGGCTCAACCGCGATCTGGATCCGCAACTGATCTGGCGCGGCAAGGACCAGCAGGATTGGAGCGATCTGGTCGTCAACGCGCCGCCGCTCTACATCCAGGAAAAAGTCAAGCCCAAGGCGCTGATCGACGACCTGCGCCGCCAAACCGAAGAACGGCGCGAAGCCGCCGCACCGCAGCAGGACACGCTGGACCTGTTCGGCGATTTCAACGGCCTGCCCGAAGGAGCGGACCGCACCGAGTTCTACCAGCATGAGGGCCACTGGCAGAACCGCTTCATCCTGGGCGACAGCCTGCAGGTGATGGCCAGCTTGGCCGAGCGCGAAGGGCTGCGTGGCAAGGTGCAATGCATTTATTTCGATCCGCCGTATGGCATCAAATTCAACAGCAACTTCCAGTGGTCCACCACTAGCCGGGACGTGAAGGACGGCAACGCCGACCACATCACCCGCGAACCCGAGCAGGTCAAGGCCTTCCGCGATACGTGGCGTGACGGCATTCACTCGTATCTGACGTATCTGCGCGACCGGTTGATGGTGGCACGGGATTTGTTGACCGAATCCGGCTCTATTTTCGTGCAGATTGGCGGCGAGAATCTCCACCGAGTCAGGGCTGTGATGGATGAAGTGTTTGGTGAACAGAATTTCTGTGCGGAAATAATATTCCGAAAGACGGCTAGAACATCATCCAATTTGTTGCCAACAGAAAATGATTTCTTGGTTTGGTTTGCGCGCGATAAAGAAAAAATAAAGTATCGACCTATTTTTCAGAAAAAAGATATGACTGAGTTGAAAAGCTATAAATATCTTGTTTCGTCCGATACCTTAGTGGCACGTTCCGCTACAGTAAACGAAAAGTCGGATGCTAGCTCAATTCCAGAGGGCTGGAAGCTAGCGCAGTTGAGTTTCTGCGTTTCGGGTGACCCAGGAAAACCTGAAGATCGCATATATAGTTTTCGTGGGAAAAATTACGATTGCGGTGCGCATCGTCACTGGAAGACCACAAATCCACAAGGATTGGACAACTTGTGGAAATCTCAACGCTTATTTGGACTCGGTTCTCAACTAAATTTCATACGGTATTTTGATGATTTTTCTGTTGAATCCTATTCGACACAGTGGCTGGATACAGGGAGTGCGGGGTTTTCAAATTCAGATCCGAAAATTTACGTTGTTCAAACCGACTCTTTGGTGGTTCAGCGTTGTATTTTGATGACTACTGATCCGGGTGATTTGGTTCTCGATCCAACGTGTGGTTCGGGAACCACAGCAACGGTTTCTGAACAATGGGGGCGTCGCTGGATCACGACTGACACCAGCCGCGTCGCGCTGGCACTGGCCCGTGCCCGCATCATGGGCGCGCGCTATCCGTTCTACCTGCTCGCTGATTCCCGCGAAGGCCAGTTAAAGGAAGCCGAGATCACGCGTAGCGTGCCGTCCAGCCAGCCCACATACGGCAACATCGCCCACGGATTCGTCTATGAGCGGGTACCGCATATCACGCTTAAGTCTATCGCCAATAACGCCGAAATCGACGTCATCTGGGACGAGTTCCAGACCATGCTGGAGCCGCTGCGCGCAGACTTGAACAAGGCGCTCGGTAAGCATTGGCAGGAATGGGAAATCCCGCGCGATGCCGACGCTAAATGGAGCGAGGCTGCGAAAAAGCTGCACGTCGATTGGTGGCAGCAATGCATCGCCCGCCAGAAGGAGATTGACGCGTCCATCGTCGCCAAGGCCGAGTTCGAGTATCTCTACAACAAACCCTACGAGGACAAGAAGAAGGTGCGCGTGGCCGGCCCCTTTACCGTGGAATCGCTCAGCCCGCACCGCGTGCTGGGTGTGGACGAAGAAGACGAGCTGATCGACCACGTGGCCGAAACCCAGGCCCAATACGGCCAGGACTTCGCCAGCTTAATCCTCGCCAATCTGCGCACCGCCGGCGTGCAGCAGGCGCACAAAGCTGACAAGATCGAATTCACCTCACTGGAACCGTGGCCCGGTGACTTGATCTGCGCTGAAGGCCGTTATCTTGAAAACGGACAGGTAAAGCGTGCCGGCATTCTGGTCGGCCCCGAGTTCGGCACCGTCACCCGTGCTGACCTGGTCGATGCCGCCCGCGAGGCAGGTGATGCCAACTTCGACGTGCTCATCGCCTGCGCTTTCAACTATGACGCGCCGGCCAGTGAGTTCAGCAAGCTCGGCCGCATCCACGTGCTCAAGGCGCGCATGAACGCCGACCTGCACATGGCCGAAGACCTGAAGAACACCGGCAAGGGCAACCTGTTCGTCATCTTTGGCGAGCCGGATGTGGACGTGCTGGACACGCAAGGCCGCAGCATCCGCAGATACGATGGCAAGCGTGACGTCATCGAGGTGCCTGCCGACGAACAATTAGTGGTGCGTATCAACGGCGTGGACGTGTTCCACCCCAGCACCGGCGAAGTCCGCAGTGACGGCGCGGACGGCATCGCCTGCTGGTTTTTGGACACCGACTACAACGAGGAATCCTTCTTCGTCCGCCATGCCTACTTCCTCGGCGCGAACGATCCGTATAAGGCGCTGAAGACTACGCTAAAGGCTGAAATCGACCCCGACGCTTGGGCGACACTCAACTCCGACACCTCGCGCCCCTTCCCGAAGCCGAGCAACGGCCGGTTTGCGGTGAAGGTCATTAATCACCTCGGCGATGAGGTGATGAAGGTATTTAAGGTGAACTGA
- the tuf gene encoding elongation factor Tu: MAKAKFERTKLHVNVGTIGHVDHGKTTLTAALTKIGAERFGGEFKAYDAIDAAPEEKARGITISTAHVEYESPNRHYAHVDCPGHADYVKNMITGAAQMDGAILVCSAADGPMPQTREHILLSRQVGVPHIVVFLNKADMVDDAELLELVEMEVRELLSKYDFPGDDTPIIHGSARLALDGDQSDIGVPAILKLVDALDSFIPDPTRDVDRPFLMPVEDVFSISGRGTVVTGRIERGIIKVGDEIEIIGIRDTQKTTVTGVEMFRKLLDQGQAGDNAGLLLRGTKRDDVERGQVLCKPGSIKPHTEFEAEVYVLSKDEGGRHTPFFKGYRPQFYFRTTDITGACQLPEGVEMVMPGDNVKMVVTLINPVAMDEGLRFAIREGGRTVGAGVVAKVIK; the protein is encoded by the coding sequence ATGGCAAAAGCTAAATTCGAGCGCACCAAGCTGCACGTCAATGTCGGCACCATCGGTCACGTTGACCATGGCAAGACCACGTTGACCGCTGCGCTGACCAAGATCGGTGCAGAGCGTTTCGGTGGCGAGTTCAAGGCGTACGACGCGATCGACGCAGCACCGGAAGAGAAGGCGCGCGGCATCACGATTTCGACCGCGCACGTCGAATACGAATCCCCGAACCGCCACTACGCCCACGTTGACTGCCCCGGCCACGCCGACTACGTCAAGAACATGATCACCGGTGCGGCGCAGATGGACGGCGCGATCCTGGTGTGTTCGGCCGCTGACGGCCCGATGCCGCAGACCCGCGAGCACATCCTGCTCTCGCGTCAGGTCGGTGTGCCGCACATCGTCGTGTTCCTGAACAAGGCCGACATGGTCGACGACGCCGAGTTGCTCGAGCTGGTCGAAATGGAAGTGCGCGAGCTGCTGAGCAAGTACGACTTCCCGGGCGACGACACCCCGATCATCCACGGTTCGGCGCGTCTGGCGCTGGACGGTGATCAGAGCGACATCGGCGTGCCGGCGATCCTGAAGTTGGTCGATGCACTGGACAGCTTCATTCCGGATCCGACCCGCGACGTCGATCGCCCGTTCCTGATGCCGGTCGAAGACGTGTTCTCGATCTCCGGTCGCGGCACCGTGGTGACCGGTCGTATCGAGCGCGGCATCATCAAGGTTGGCGACGAAATCGAAATCATCGGTATCCGCGACACGCAGAAGACCACGGTCACCGGCGTGGAAATGTTCCGCAAGCTGCTGGACCAGGGCCAGGCAGGCGACAACGCCGGTCTGCTGCTGCGCGGCACCAAGCGTGACGACGTGGAGCGCGGCCAGGTGCTGTGCAAGCCGGGTTCGATCAAGCCGCATACCGAGTTCGAAGCCGAAGTCTACGTGCTGTCCAAGGACGAGGGTGGTCGTCATACCCCGTTCTTCAAGGGCTACCGTCCGCAGTTCTACTTCCGTACCACCGACATCACTGGCGCCTGCCAGCTGCCGGAAGGCGTGGAAATGGTGATGCCGGGCGACAACGTGAAGATGGTCGTGACCCTGATCAACCCGGTCGCGATGGACGAAGGCCTGCGCTTCGCAATTCGCGAAGGTGGCCGTACCGTCGGCGCCGGTGTGGTTGCCAAGGTCATCAAGTAA
- a CDS encoding STY4528 family pathogenicity island replication protein produces MADHHTRHNPPGQDTLFATPASLMLDARLTPLERNGWQVLRMLRAAEGISPLANLGQLRRYLTSTPLGQRAGYETAWRVLIVLRLTGWISLVGQHRDPLTGHVLSELYQVHESALDFQQACALDASLPALLQASIGHENNQVDRVTIHIQATQPQAPEAASLAAHDQGHDDDDLPPTPPPPQVNQTAGQAPSAGGSAGSTAVPQQTGHERQMTAEQGSTYKTYMYKKERTYRAREDDGYPASRPVDLPPCLSNAQPDQQKDVQAALRRLPPQHRQEVLDELQARSQSGTVRNVVAYFFALVKRVFSGEFRLWAGRKQVVPTPEPAGSRAAASTRTEADPELAAQPASRETALAHIANIRKMLHAPMNAGNLAAQVMQARGWRPRPA; encoded by the coding sequence ATGGCAGACCATCACACCCGTCACAACCCGCCGGGACAAGACACCCTGTTCGCTACGCCGGCCTCGCTCATGCTCGATGCTCGCCTCACACCCCTGGAACGTAACGGATGGCAGGTGCTGCGCATGCTGCGCGCTGCCGAGGGTATCAGCCCGCTGGCGAACCTGGGGCAACTGCGCCGCTATCTCACCTCTACCCCACTGGGCCAACGTGCCGGATACGAAACGGCTTGGCGCGTTCTCATCGTGCTTCGGCTGACAGGGTGGATCAGTCTGGTGGGCCAGCACCGCGACCCTCTGACCGGCCATGTGCTCAGCGAGCTGTATCAGGTTCACGAAAGCGCCCTGGACTTCCAGCAGGCCTGCGCGCTCGATGCCAGTCTGCCCGCGCTTCTGCAAGCCTCCATCGGTCACGAAAACAACCAGGTGGATCGGGTGACCATCCACATCCAGGCAACGCAGCCGCAGGCGCCTGAAGCGGCTTCCCTCGCGGCCCACGATCAGGGCCACGACGACGATGATTTGCCCCCTACGCCACCGCCGCCACAAGTGAACCAGACGGCGGGCCAGGCACCATCGGCCGGCGGTTCTGCTGGCAGCACGGCTGTTCCGCAACAGACCGGACACGAACGCCAGATGACGGCTGAGCAAGGCAGTACGTATAAGACGTATATGTATAAAAAAGAACGTACGTACCGCGCGCGCGAAGATGACGGCTATCCCGCATCGCGGCCGGTGGATTTGCCGCCTTGCCTGAGCAATGCCCAGCCAGATCAACAGAAGGACGTGCAGGCCGCCTTGCGGCGGCTACCGCCGCAACATCGCCAGGAAGTGCTGGACGAATTGCAGGCACGCAGCCAGAGCGGCACCGTGCGCAATGTCGTGGCCTACTTCTTCGCCTTGGTGAAGCGCGTTTTTTCGGGCGAGTTCCGCCTGTGGGCGGGACGCAAGCAGGTAGTGCCTACCCCTGAGCCTGCCGGAAGTCGCGCTGCCGCCTCCACCCGCACCGAAGCCGATCCTGAACTTGCGGCGCAACCAGCATCGCGTGAAACGGCGCTGGCGCACATCGCCAATATCCGCAAGATGCTCCACGCGCCGATGAATGCGGGCAATCTTGCCGCACAGGTGATGCAGGCCCGGGGATGGCGGCCTCGCCCAGCCTAG
- the rplA gene encoding 50S ribosomal protein L1 encodes MAQNKRVKAIAAAVVPGKSYAFEDAIKILKTATKAKFVESIDVAVRLGVDAKKSDQQVRGSTVLPAGTGKSVRVAVFAPAGAKADEALAAGAEAVGMDDLAEKMQAGDLNYDVVIATPDAMRVVGKLGTLLGPRGLMPNPKVGTVSANPGEAVKNAKSGQVRYRTDKAGIIHCTIGKASFDDEALKSNLQALLLDLVKAKPATSKGTYLQKVSVSSTMGPGVTVDQSSLSLK; translated from the coding sequence ATGGCACAGAACAAGCGCGTTAAGGCCATTGCGGCCGCTGTCGTTCCGGGCAAGAGCTATGCCTTCGAAGACGCAATCAAGATCCTGAAGACCGCCACCAAGGCCAAGTTCGTCGAGTCGATCGACGTTGCCGTGCGCCTGGGCGTGGACGCCAAGAAGTCCGACCAGCAGGTGCGCGGTTCGACCGTACTGCCGGCCGGTACCGGCAAGAGCGTGCGCGTTGCGGTGTTTGCACCGGCAGGCGCCAAGGCTGACGAAGCCCTGGCCGCAGGCGCCGAGGCAGTGGGCATGGACGACCTGGCCGAGAAGATGCAGGCCGGCGACCTGAACTACGACGTGGTCATCGCGACCCCGGACGCCATGCGCGTTGTCGGTAAGCTCGGCACCCTGCTGGGTCCGCGCGGCCTGATGCCCAATCCGAAGGTCGGCACCGTGTCGGCGAACCCGGGCGAAGCGGTCAAGAACGCCAAGTCGGGCCAGGTGCGTTACCGCACCGACAAGGCCGGCATCATCCACTGCACCATCGGCAAGGCCAGCTTCGACGACGAAGCGCTGAAGTCGAACCTGCAGGCGCTGTTGCTGGATCTGGTCAAGGCCAAGCCGGCAACCTCGAAGGGCACCTACCTGCAGAAGGTATCGGTCAGCTCGACGATGGGCCCGGGCGTGACGGTTGATCAGTCGAGCCTGTCGCTGAAGTAA
- the rplK gene encoding 50S ribosomal protein L11 — protein sequence MAKKITSYIKLQVKAGQANPAPPVGPALGQRGLNIMEFCKAFNAATSKLETGLPTPVIITAYSDRTFTFVTKSTPASVLLKKAAGVTSGSKRPNSDKVGKVTRKQLEEIAKTKEADLTAAELEAAVRTIAGTARSMGLTVEG from the coding sequence ATGGCTAAGAAGATAACTTCCTACATCAAGTTGCAGGTCAAGGCCGGTCAGGCCAATCCTGCACCGCCGGTCGGCCCTGCACTGGGTCAGCGCGGGTTGAACATCATGGAATTCTGCAAAGCGTTCAACGCTGCGACTTCCAAGCTGGAGACGGGTCTGCCGACGCCAGTGATCATCACCGCGTATTCCGACCGTACCTTCACCTTCGTCACCAAGAGCACCCCGGCAAGCGTGCTGCTCAAGAAGGCGGCGGGCGTTACGTCCGGTTCGAAACGTCCCAACAGCGACAAGGTCGGCAAGGTGACGCGCAAGCAGCTGGAAGAGATCGCCAAGACCAAGGAAGCCGATCTGACGGCAGCCGAGCTCGAAGCGGCAGTTCGCACGATTGCGGGTACCGCCCGCAGCATGGGTTTGACGGTGGAGGGCTAA
- the nusG gene encoding transcription termination/antitermination protein NusG, which produces MKRWYVVHAYSGFEKSVAQALRDRIVRTEMEDRFGDVLVPTEEVIEMRAGQKRRSERKFFPGYVLVQIETHEEAGIPRIDNESWHLVKETSKVMGFIGGTADRPLPIRDEEADAILQRVQDGVEKPRPKVLFEPGQMVRVTDGPFNDFNGVVEEVNYEKSRLRVAVLIFGRSTPVELEFGQVEKG; this is translated from the coding sequence GTGAAGCGTTGGTACGTCGTTCACGCCTATTCAGGCTTTGAAAAATCGGTTGCGCAGGCATTGCGCGATCGCATCGTCCGCACCGAGATGGAAGATCGTTTCGGTGACGTGTTGGTGCCGACCGAGGAAGTCATCGAAATGCGCGCCGGCCAGAAGCGTCGGTCCGAGCGCAAGTTCTTCCCCGGCTACGTGCTGGTGCAGATCGAAACCCACGAAGAAGCCGGCATTCCGCGCATCGACAATGAAAGCTGGCACTTGGTGAAGGAAACTTCCAAGGTGATGGGTTTCATCGGCGGTACCGCAGATCGCCCATTGCCGATTCGCGACGAAGAGGCTGATGCGATTCTGCAGCGTGTGCAGGACGGCGTCGAGAAGCCGCGTCCGAAGGTGTTGTTTGAGCCCGGTCAGATGGTGCGTGTCACCGATGGTCCGTTCAACGATTTCAATGGTGTCGTTGAAGAAGTCAACTACGAGAAGAGCCGCTTGCGTGTCGCCGTGCTCATCTTCGGTCGATCTACGCCGGTCGAGCTCGAGTTCGGCCAGGTCGAGAAGGGTTGA
- the secE gene encoding preprotein translocase subunit SecE, translated as MNSKIEPSKSASASADIVKYVLSAILVVAGLFVWFWFSAPERATQLGAWTPQLRALAVIVGLVAGAFVFLGTGKGRETREFMSESRFELRKVVWPTRQEAIRTTWVVIVVVIILSLLLGGFDFVIQKLTQWFLAR; from the coding sequence ATGAATAGCAAAATCGAGCCTTCCAAGAGCGCGTCTGCGAGCGCTGATATTGTGAAATACGTTCTCTCCGCGATCCTGGTGGTTGCGGGCTTGTTTGTGTGGTTCTGGTTTTCTGCGCCGGAGCGTGCCACGCAGTTGGGAGCCTGGACGCCGCAGTTGCGTGCGCTGGCTGTCATCGTTGGGTTGGTAGCGGGTGCATTTGTCTTCCTGGGGACCGGCAAAGGCCGGGAAACCCGCGAATTCATGTCCGAATCCAGGTTTGAGTTGCGCAAGGTGGTCTGGCCAACCCGTCAGGAAGCCATTCGCACGACCTGGGTTGTCATTGTTGTTGTAATCATTCTGAGTTTGCTGTTGGGCGGCTTCGACTTCGTCATCCAGAAGCTCACGCAGTGGTTCCTGGCTCGTTGA
- a CDS encoding UvrD-helicase domain-containing protein codes for MEFRIADTFTTSLGRLTGDEQKAAKTTAFDLQVDPSGKGMSFHKLDRSKDPNFWSVRVSRDIRLIAHKTAGSLLLCYVDHHDRAYQWAERRKLEVHPTTGAAQLVEIRERVEEVLVPKYVEDSTPAAQQKPKLFAKYGDAQLLAYGVPQEWLPDVKAADEDSLLELANHLPGEAAESLLELATGGTPALPEVADKGADPFRHPDAQRRFRVMSDMDELARALEYPWDKWTVFLHPAQRQLIDRNYNGAARVSGSAGTGKTVVALHRAVYLARKDEDARVLLSTFSDTLANALRGNLYRLIWNTPKLGERIDVAAMEAIGIRLYSAEFGKPAFVGRDEISALLRAAAAQVGGLKANAAFLLSEWEDVVDTWQVDDWETYRDAKRLGRKTRLPEAQRALYWQVFAQVQAQLKQAGKITTAEMFAKLAEAIPKRKHPVFDYIVVDEAQDISVQQLRFLAAIAGNRANALFFAGDLGQRIFQTPFSWKHLGVDVRGRSRTLSINYRTSHQIRSQADRLLGPEVSDVDGNVESRKGTISVFNGPEPTICGYAGALTESQAVGVWLKQCNSSGVLPQEIGVFVRSESELSRAQAAVKAAGLQGRVLGKDMATEEGFVSITTMHLAKGMEFRVVAVMACDDEIIPSQARIDTAADEAELTEIYNTERQLLYVACTRARDQLHVSAVNPESEFLGDLLQK; via the coding sequence ATGGAATTCCGCATCGCCGATACGTTTACTACCAGCCTCGGCCGCTTGACCGGTGATGAGCAGAAGGCTGCAAAGACCACTGCATTCGATTTGCAGGTTGATCCGAGCGGCAAGGGCATGAGCTTTCATAAGCTCGACAGATCCAAAGACCCGAATTTCTGGTCGGTGCGCGTTAGCCGCGACATCCGTCTGATTGCCCACAAGACAGCGGGCAGCCTGCTGCTGTGCTACGTCGATCACCACGACAGGGCCTATCAATGGGCAGAGCGACGCAAGCTTGAAGTGCATCCAACCACCGGTGCGGCACAACTCGTCGAAATCCGCGAGCGTGTCGAAGAAGTCCTCGTTCCGAAGTACGTCGAGGACAGTACGCCGGCCGCGCAGCAGAAGCCGAAATTGTTCGCGAAATACGGCGATGCGCAACTGCTGGCCTATGGCGTGCCGCAGGAATGGCTGCCCGATGTAAAGGCTGCCGACGAGGATTCGCTGCTGGAACTAGCCAACCACCTGCCCGGCGAAGCGGCGGAATCCCTGCTCGAACTGGCAACCGGTGGCACGCCGGCGTTGCCGGAAGTGGCGGACAAGGGGGCTGATCCATTCCGACATCCGGACGCACAACGTCGCTTCCGCGTGATGTCCGATATGGACGAGTTGGCCCGCGCCCTGGAGTACCCGTGGGACAAGTGGACAGTGTTCCTGCATCCGGCACAGCGTCAACTGATCGATCGAAACTACAACGGTGCGGCGCGCGTGTCCGGCTCGGCTGGTACCGGCAAGACCGTGGTGGCCTTGCACCGCGCCGTATACCTGGCGCGTAAGGACGAGGACGCGCGCGTGCTGCTTTCCACGTTTTCCGATACGCTCGCCAATGCGCTGCGGGGCAATCTGTACCGGCTGATCTGGAATACCCCCAAACTCGGTGAACGCATCGACGTCGCTGCGATGGAGGCCATCGGCATTCGCTTGTATTCGGCGGAATTCGGCAAGCCGGCATTCGTTGGCCGCGATGAGATTTCCGCACTACTGAGGGCCGCTGCCGCGCAGGTCGGTGGCCTGAAAGCCAATGCTGCGTTCCTGCTGTCCGAATGGGAGGATGTGGTGGACACCTGGCAGGTCGATGACTGGGAGACTTACCGCGATGCCAAGCGGCTGGGCCGAAAGACGCGCCTGCCGGAAGCGCAGCGCGCCTTGTATTGGCAGGTGTTCGCCCAGGTGCAGGCGCAATTGAAACAGGCCGGCAAGATCACTACCGCCGAAATGTTCGCCAAGCTTGCCGAAGCCATACCCAAGCGCAAGCATCCGGTATTCGATTACATCGTGGTGGACGAGGCTCAGGACATCAGCGTGCAACAACTGCGCTTCCTTGCGGCGATTGCCGGCAACCGAGCCAACGCACTCTTCTTCGCCGGCGATCTCGGCCAACGCATCTTCCAGACGCCATTCTCATGGAAACATCTTGGCGTTGATGTGCGTGGTCGCTCGCGTACGCTCAGTATCAATTACCGCACCTCACACCAGATTCGCTCGCAGGCCGATCGTCTACTCGGCCCCGAGGTATCCGATGTGGATGGAAACGTCGAAAGCCGTAAGGGCACGATTTCCGTGTTCAATGGGCCGGAGCCGACCATCTGTGGCTATGCCGGTGCCCTGACGGAAAGCCAAGCCGTCGGTGTATGGTTGAAGCAGTGCAACAGCAGTGGCGTGCTGCCACAGGAAATCGGCGTCTTCGTCCGATCCGAAAGCGAACTGTCTCGCGCACAGGCGGCAGTAAAGGCCGCTGGCCTACAGGGGCGCGTGCTTGGCAAGGACATGGCGACGGAAGAGGGCTTCGTCAGCATCACCACCATGCATTTGGCCAAGGGCATGGAATTCCGCGTGGTCGCGGTGATGGCCTGCGATGATGAAATCATTCCTTCACAGGCGCGCATCGACACTGCCGCTGACGAGGCCGAGCTGACCGAAATCTACAACACTGAGCGCCAGTTGCTATATGTGGCTTGTACCCGTGCCCGCGATCAATTGCATGTCTCAGCGGTGAATCCCGAGTCGGAATTTCTGGGGGATCTACTGCAAAAGTAA
- a CDS encoding integrase domain-containing protein, which produces MDDLTYTLRQLCQRNRDGSYTTQADRMRSLSLAAWQLREAGFRQMKASSLKGKHVQALLERWQGEGLSSGTLKNRLSHLRWWAEKIGKAGILPADNTQLGVPERRYVTNISKAQELGTGLDRVTDAHVRMSLQLQAAFGLRREEAIKFQPSYADRGDHIALKGSWTKGGRERTVPITTTEQRDALQAAHCLAGAGSLIPADKTFIQQRHVYDGQCKAAGLSNMHGLRHRYAQMRYETLTGWKSPAAGGPGTAQLDLSRRLADQHVRQQISRELGHERVKVTAIYLGS; this is translated from the coding sequence ATGGACGACTTGACCTATACCCTGCGCCAGCTTTGCCAGCGCAACCGTGACGGCAGCTACACCACGCAGGCCGACCGGATGCGTTCGCTGTCGCTGGCCGCGTGGCAACTGCGCGAGGCCGGTTTCCGGCAGATGAAGGCATCGTCCCTCAAAGGCAAGCACGTCCAGGCGCTGCTGGAGCGCTGGCAAGGCGAAGGTTTGTCATCCGGCACCCTTAAGAACCGGCTCTCACACCTGCGCTGGTGGGCTGAGAAGATCGGCAAGGCCGGAATCCTGCCAGCGGACAACACGCAGCTTGGCGTGCCCGAGCGCCGCTATGTCACCAATATCAGCAAGGCCCAGGAACTGGGCACAGGTCTTGACCGGGTCACCGATGCCCACGTGCGCATGAGCCTTCAGCTACAGGCGGCCTTCGGATTGCGTCGAGAGGAGGCGATCAAGTTTCAGCCCAGCTACGCGGATCGTGGGGATCACATCGCCCTCAAGGGATCGTGGACGAAGGGCGGTCGGGAGCGAACTGTGCCCATCACGACAACAGAGCAACGCGATGCGCTCCAGGCTGCACACTGTCTGGCGGGCGCAGGGTCATTGATCCCGGCAGACAAGACTTTCATCCAGCAGCGGCACGTCTACGATGGTCAGTGCAAGGCGGCGGGGCTGAGCAATATGCATGGGCTGCGCCATCGGTATGCACAGATGCGATATGAAACACTAACGGGGTGGAAGTCACCGGCAGCAGGCGGGCCTGGCACGGCCCAACTCGACCTATCGCGACGCCTGGCCGACCAACATGTCCGGCAGCAGATCAGTCGTGAACTCGGACACGAGCGGGTGAAGGTGACAGCTATCTATCTGGGGAGCTAA